Below is a genomic region from Flammeovirgaceae bacterium SG7u.111.
TCCAATATCGCCACCTTCTCCTGGTCTGCTCCAGATAATTTCTCCAGTAGCAGCATCGTGGAGCTCGATCCCGTGCTCGCCATATTGGGAAGGGCTTTCGTGCACCATAAATATCTCAAGTCCTGGCCTGTTAGGGTCGATGTCGCTCATGTGTTCCGCGTCGCCGTGTCCTAGTCCAGTGGTATAAAAACCTGTTCCGTCATCGTCAATAGTTGCTGCGCCATATACAATCTCGTCTTTGCCATCGCCATCTACATCGCCAGTGATCAAGCTGTGCGCGCCCTGTCCAGCATAGCCCTCGTTGCCCGGGGTATCACTGTCGAATACCCAGCGTTGGGTAAGCTGTTCGCTGCGCCAGTCCCATGCCGCCAATACAGTGCGTGTATAATATCCACGGCACATTACTAGGCTGGGCTTGTTTCCGTCTAGATAGGCAACGCCTGCCAAGAAACGGTCGACCCTGTTTCCATAATTGTCTCCCCAGCTGCTCACAGAGCCTCTTGCAGGGACATAGTTCGTGGTTGCCATAGCTGCGCCAGTCTCCCCATTGAAGACGGTGAGGTATTCTGGGCCAGACAGTATATACCCGTTGGAGTTCCTGTAGTCGGCATTTATATCTCCAATGACAGTGCCTTCTGCGTCTATGGTGGCGTCAGCTGTCTTGCATGCCAGCTCAGCTTTTCCGTCGCTGTCTAGGTCATAGACCATGAAATGTGTATAGTGTGCCCCTGCCCTTATGTTTCTTCCCAGGTCTATTCTCCACAATAGTGTGCCCTCCAGCGTGTATGCATCGATGAAGACGTTGCCTGTATAGCCCGACTGTGAGTTGTCCTTTGAGTTGGAGGGATCCCATTTTACGATGATCTCATAATCCCCATCTCCGTCGAGGTCTCCTACGCTACAGTCGTTCGGGCTGTAGGTATAGGTTCCGCCGCTGGGGGTGGTTCCGCCCGCAGGTCGTTGTAGGTTTAGCGTATGGTAGGGCTGCTCCCAGACACTGGTCGAGCCAAAAGCAGGTTGTTCTACTCCGGCAATTACGGGCAGTACAGTGTAATGGCCATTACTAGCCGTGCTGTCTATGTAATTGGTGGACTGTGTGATTGGCGAATTGTTTAGCAACGTACCACCTCTGTACAGGTTGAAGGCAATGTCGGTAGGGTCTGTGCCCAACATGCGCCAAGAAACAAAGACTTCATTGCTACTTGTGCGGACAGCTATAATACCTCTGTTGAGGGATTCTACCTTGTTTTGTGAATAAGTATTTGTTGTAGAGAATAAGATTAGTGTATAAATTACACTTGTGAGGGTAGCCCATAATTTTGAGCTAGAGCATACTCGTTTGAGCGTGCCCGTGGCAGTTCTTCTTTTCATTGTCATATTAACTGTTTAATAAATAAAATATAAACTTCTGATGGAGTACCATCAAAAAGGGTGTTTATTTTATGTTTGCTAGTATCATAAGTATGTAATTATAAACATTACGCACTCATGTGTTTATTGCCTAGAGGTAGTTTGGCGACATATACAATGTCAACCAAGTCTTGGCTAGGGGTATTCTTATTATTGAAAATTTTATTTAATAGTTACTTGTCTACTGTTTTCATATTTATCTGTAATAGATATCATTAAGTAGGGGCATGGTTATAGTCAAGACTGAAGAAAGAGTAAGTTTTTTATTGGTCTCAAGACTGTTTTTTTAAAACCTAGCACTTTCAGTGCAGAACTTTAGTATCACGAAAAAATGTTACTTGAGTATAGTACACATTGTAAAATAGTGCTAAAAATTTAAATATAAAAAATAAGGAGTACTTTCCTTCTGAACTTTTTTTTATGAAAAGCACCAAATGGTTTAGCCTATTCTTATGTTTTGTAGTCATTGTGATGGGGTGTTTTTCTTAATCAGCTCTTCTAGGTAAGATAAATTGAGCAAGCCATTGCGGAGCCAGCTAAGTCGGAAAATTTTGGAAAACCGTTGTTGGGAAACAATCGTAAGCATTTCTTCGGGGGAATAACCTGCGGTATAAAATGCACCGATGATAGCTCCCATGCTCGTCCCCGAAATTTCATCCACATGGATATGTTCTTCTTCCAATGCCCTCAAAAATCCGATATGCACCACGCCCCTAGCTCCACCTCCGCTTAGGGCAATTCCAATATAGCGGTTATTATTCCTTCTTCTCGCTCGTCTAAAGTATTTAAAGAGGTTTAGCATAGTTATTAACTGGTTGTTGGTTAACTATATAAACACCCAAACCCCCTATTAGGGTTGCAGGAAAGTTTGGATTTAATATTGGACGAACTGGATTCTTCGTTAATTATTCAAGAGGTTTGCAACCTGATAAACCAGCTGAATCACTTTTGTATACATTACATTATGA
It encodes:
- a CDS encoding patatin-like phospholipase family protein, which codes for MLNLFKYFRRARRRNNNRYIGIALSGGGARGVVHIGFLRALEEEHIHVDEISGTSMGAIIGAFYTAGYSPEEMLTIVSQQRFSKIFRLSWLRNGLLNLSYLEELIKKNTPSQ